One part of the Humulus lupulus chromosome 9, drHumLupu1.1, whole genome shotgun sequence genome encodes these proteins:
- the LOC133801227 gene encoding laccase-7-like, whose amino-acid sequence MAKFAIWFFALSLVLLASVSVSFAAVVEHSFNVEDVSVRKLCRDQVITAVNGSLPGPTIKVNEGDTLVVHVSNKSPYDVSIHWHGIVQLLSAWADGPAYATQCPIRPGQSYTYRFNVTGQEGTLWWHAHVGWLRATVYGALIIHPKSGRSYPFPKPHKEVPILLGEWWNANVIDVENEGLAVGAAPNISDAYTINGKPGNLYNCSSNDMFKVKVEQGRTYLLRIINAALNNQLFFKIANHNMTVVAIDAAYTNQYDTDYIVVAPGQTTDVLFKADQSVGSYYMAAHPYITTPPTIEFDNTTTRGVIEYKGSTSDSAPVMPTLPDFFDTTRAHRFYTNLTGLVDGPQWVPVPLHVDENMFVTFGLNVERCPENATCEGPLEGRFSASMNNESFVLPNKTSMLEAFFTNQRKGVYTTDFPDVPPLEFNYTSPLISFNQSLIYAPKSTKVKKLKFNSTVEMVLQNTAFLTVENHPIHIHGFNFHVLAQGFGNYDAVNDRQKFNLVNPQIRNTIAVPVGGWAVIRFQANNPGVWLVHCHLDVHLPVGMAMAFEVENGPTPSSTLPPPPSDLPKC is encoded by the exons ATGGCAAAATTTGCCATTTGGTTTTTTGCATTATCATTAGTTCTTCTAGCTTCGGTGTCAGTAAGCTTTGCTGCCGTAGTGGAGCATTCTTTCAAT gtggaaGATGTGAGTGTGAGGAAGCTATGCCGTGACCAAGTAATAACAGCAGTAAATGGAAGCTTACCAGGCCCAACCATAAAAGTTAACGAGGGTGACACTCTTGTCGTCCATGTCTCTAACAAATCTCCATACGACGTTTCTATTCACTG GCATGGAATAGTGCAACTTCTGAGTGCATGGGCAGATGGACCAGCATATGCAACCCAATGTCCCATCCGCCCTGGACAGAGCTATACATACAGATTCAACGTCACCGGTCAAGAGGGAACCCTTTGGTGGCACGCCCACGTTGGGTGGCTGCGAGCCACCGTCTACGGCGCCCTCATCATCCACCCCAAATCCGGCCGATCCTACCCTTTCCCTAAACCCCACAAGGAAGTACCTATCTTactag GGGAGTGGTGGAATGCTAATGTGATCGATGTTGAGAACGAAGGCCTTGCCGTTGGTGCAGCTCCTAATATCTCTGATGCTTACACTATCAATGGAAAACCAGGCAATCTATACAACTGCTCTTCAAACG ATATGTTCAAGGTCAAGGTAGAGCAAGGTAGGACTTACTTGCTAAGGATAATCAATGCTGCACTCAATAACCAACTCTTCTTCAAGATAGCCAATCACAACATGACAGTCGTAGCAATTGATGCGGCCTACACTAATCAATACGACACCGATTATATTGTCGTTGCTCCCGGTCAAACGACAGACGTTCTTTTCAAAGCTGACCAGTCAGTTGGGTCGTATTACATGGCAGCCCATCCATACATCACAACTCCTCCAACGATTGAATTTGACAACACAACTACGAGGGGTGTCATCGAATACAAGGGCTCCACATCAGACTCGGCTCCAGTGATGCCGACCTTACCAGATTTCTTCGACACAACCAGGGCCCACCGATTCTACACCAACCTGACTGGACTCGTTGATGGGCCCCAGTGGGTCCCGGTGCCACTCCACGTGGATGAGAACATGTTTGTGACATTCGGTCTCAACGTGGAGCGATGTCCAGAGAACGCCACGTGTGAAGGCCCCTTAGAAGGGAGATTCTCTGCGAGCATGAACAACGAGTCATTTGTGCTCCCTAATAAGACTTCTATGCTTGAGGCTTTTTTCACAAACCAACGGAAAGGCGTGTACACTACAGATTTCCCTGACGTGCCTCCATTGGAGTTTAATTACACGAGTCCGTTGATTAGTTTTAACCAATCGTTGATTTACGCGCCAAAATCGACCAAGGTGAAGAAATTGAAATTCAATTCGACGGTGGAGATGGTGTTGCAGAATACGGCGTTTTTAACGGTGGAGAATCATCCAATTCACATACATGGTTTCAACTTCCACGTGTTGGCTCAAGGATTCGGCAACTATGACGCCGTTAATGACCGTCAAAAATTCAATCTTGTGAATCCACAAATTCGTAATACCATTGCTGTCCCTGTTGGAGGTTGGGCTGTGATTCGCTTCCAAGCTAATAATCCAG GTGTATGGCTAGTACACTGCCACTTGGACGTGCATCTGCCAGTTGGCATGGCCATGGCGTTTGAGGTTGAGAATGGGCCCACTCCATCATCTACACTGCCTCCTCCACCGTCCGATCTACCCAAATGTTAA